The following are encoded together in the Nodosilinea sp. PGN35 genome:
- a CDS encoding NADPH-dependent F420 reductase: MNLAFIGIGQVGAALAGSLVALGHTVTIAARDPGSKSVTEAVARFPHLAVASPEDAIAAAEVIFLATPFATVEAALANGDRFAGKVLIDCTNPVGSNLTHGLNSERSGSEFVQSLVPQARVVKAFTICGVENFEDNTYPGYGDLKPAMLMAGDDAEAKQVVATLCQELGWEPVDTGPISTALHLEHMTLLWIKMARVQGAGAGFVWARLQR; the protein is encoded by the coding sequence CTTAGCATTTATTGGTATTGGCCAGGTGGGGGCGGCTCTGGCGGGCAGTTTGGTCGCTTTGGGCCACACCGTCACCATCGCCGCCCGTGACCCTGGCTCCAAAAGTGTGACCGAGGCGGTGGCTCGGTTTCCCCATTTGGCGGTAGCCTCCCCGGAGGATGCCATTGCGGCGGCGGAAGTCATCTTCTTGGCTACGCCCTTTGCCACTGTGGAGGCGGCTTTGGCTAACGGCGATCGCTTTGCGGGCAAGGTGCTGATCGATTGCACCAACCCCGTGGGGTCGAACTTGACCCACGGGCTCAATAGCGAGCGATCGGGCAGCGAATTTGTCCAGAGTCTGGTGCCCCAGGCCAGGGTGGTCAAAGCGTTTACCATTTGTGGCGTTGAAAATTTTGAAGACAACACCTACCCCGGCTACGGCGACCTCAAGCCCGCCATGCTGATGGCTGGGGATGATGCTGAGGCCAAGCAGGTTGTGGCTACTCTTTGCCAGGAGCTGGGCTGGGAGCCGGTGGATACTGGCCCAATTTCCACGGCCCTGCATTTGGAGCACATGACCCTACTGTGGATAAAAATGGCCAGAGTGCAAGGAGCAGGAGCCGGGTTTGTGTGGGCTCGGCTACAGCGGTAG
- a CDS encoding class I SAM-dependent methyltransferase translates to MLLQPDQRTKLDESSDTFFYDAPRFVTHVDDGFIQQLTELYRQRLRPNSRIFDMMSSWVSHLPADVDFEWVEGHGMNAEELAKNPRLNHYFVQNLNENPKLPLVDQSFDAVLNTVSVQYLQQPEMVFGEIYRILKPGGIAIVSFSNRMFYQKAIAAWRDGSETRRVNLVKGYFGSVPGFSNPEVVAHTPSVPAILQMLGMAGGDPFYAVVAERQEPLVSNHP, encoded by the coding sequence ATGCTGCTTCAGCCCGACCAACGCACCAAGCTTGACGAGTCTAGCGACACTTTTTTCTACGACGCGCCCCGCTTTGTCACCCACGTAGACGACGGCTTCATTCAGCAGCTCACCGAGCTTTACCGCCAGCGGTTGCGCCCCAACAGCCGCATCTTTGACATGATGAGCAGCTGGGTTTCGCACCTGCCCGCCGACGTAGACTTTGAGTGGGTCGAAGGCCACGGCATGAACGCTGAAGAACTGGCCAAAAACCCTCGCCTCAACCACTACTTTGTGCAAAACCTCAACGAAAACCCCAAACTGCCCCTGGTAGACCAGTCCTTTGATGCCGTGCTAAACACCGTGTCGGTGCAGTACCTACAGCAGCCCGAGATGGTATTTGGCGAGATCTACCGCATCCTCAAGCCGGGCGGCATCGCCATTGTCAGCTTCTCGAACCGAATGTTTTATCAAAAGGCGATCGCCGCCTGGCGCGACGGCAGCGAGACCCGCCGGGTCAACTTGGTGAAAGGTTATTTTGGCTCTGTGCCCGGCTTCAGTAACCCCGAGGTAGTGGCTCACACCCCCAGCGTGCCCGCCATTCTGCAAATGCTGGGCATGGCTGGTGGCGATCCCTTCTATGCCGTTGTCGCCGAACGCCAGGAACCGCTGGTATCCAACCATCCATAA
- a CDS encoding DUF981 family protein, producing the protein MFIDYITLMLINMVAGLVLLADFVYRGLDGANLKRWIPGFGLVGAIALATGLHMMWTWPIPGSFNISFGETTVLFGGLYLAAAIAIAQGWDLLSLTVYAFFAGLTAIVVGARIINLGQTQQPLVAGLGFILTGLGGVLAAPTLVYLRGNKSWRTLGAAVLLVAALVWAIIGFRGYWGHMEGFSDWQPPAMRGEP; encoded by the coding sequence ATGTTTATTGACTACATCACCCTGATGCTGATCAACATGGTTGCGGGGCTGGTGCTGCTGGCCGACTTTGTCTATCGCGGGCTCGATGGAGCCAACCTCAAGCGGTGGATACCGGGCTTTGGGCTGGTGGGGGCGATCGCCCTGGCTACCGGTCTCCACATGATGTGGACCTGGCCGATACCGGGCAGCTTCAACATTTCCTTCGGCGAAACCACGGTGCTGTTCGGCGGGCTGTACCTGGCGGCGGCGATCGCCATCGCCCAGGGCTGGGACCTGCTCTCGCTCACCGTCTACGCCTTTTTTGCCGGCCTCACTGCAATTGTCGTTGGGGCACGCATTATCAATTTGGGGCAGACCCAACAGCCGCTGGTGGCCGGATTGGGCTTTATCTTGACTGGTCTGGGCGGGGTGCTGGCGGCCCCCACGCTGGTATATCTGCGGGGCAACAAAAGCTGGCGCACCCTGGGGGCCGCAGTCCTGTTGGTAGCGGCGCTGGTGTGGGCAATTATTGGCTTTCGCGGCTACTGGGGCCACATGGAAGGCTTTAGCGATTGGCAGCCGCCGGCAATGCGGGGTGAGCCCTAA
- the hisG gene encoding ATP phosphoribosyltransferase produces the protein MLTIALPKGGMLKDSIRLLQAVGLDFSLFLDGANRQLQITDASGQATGLLVRAQDVPVYVEYGQAQLGMVGYDVLREKKPAVAHLADLGFGGCRLSVAVKTTSPYRSALDLPAHSRVASKYVNCARDYFQSLDLPVEIVPLYGSVELGPITGMSEAIVDLVSTGKTLKENNLMELEVLYHSTARLIAHPLSYRVNPYGLKDLLDRVRTQAEAVMA, from the coding sequence ATGCTCACCATCGCGCTGCCCAAGGGCGGCATGCTCAAAGACAGCATTCGCCTACTCCAGGCCGTAGGCCTCGACTTTAGTCTGTTTCTTGACGGTGCCAACCGCCAGCTGCAAATTACCGACGCCTCGGGCCAGGCTACCGGGCTCCTGGTGCGCGCTCAGGATGTGCCGGTGTACGTGGAGTACGGCCAGGCTCAGCTAGGCATGGTCGGCTACGATGTGCTGCGCGAGAAAAAGCCCGCTGTCGCCCATCTGGCCGATCTGGGCTTTGGCGGCTGCCGCCTGTCGGTGGCGGTCAAAACCACCAGCCCCTACCGCTCAGCCCTTGACCTGCCCGCCCACAGCCGGGTGGCCTCTAAGTACGTCAACTGCGCCCGCGACTACTTCCAAAGCTTAGATCTGCCGGTGGAAATTGTGCCCCTCTACGGCTCGGTAGAACTGGGGCCGATTACGGGCATGTCGGAGGCGATCGTCGATCTGGTTTCCACCGGCAAAACCCTGAAGGAAAACAACCTGATGGAGCTAGAGGTGCTGTACCACAGCACCGCCCGGCTGATTGCCCACCCGCTCAGCTACCGGGTCAACCCCTACGGCCTCAAGGATTTGCTCGATCGGGTGCGCACCCAGGCGGAAGCGGTGATGGCGTAG
- a CDS encoding LL-diaminopimelate aminotransferase: protein MATINDNYLKLKAGYLFPEIARRVSAFAEANPDAPIIKLGIGDVTEPLPEACRTAMVKAVEDMGDRASFHGYGPEQGYLWLREKIAQHDFQSRGCDIDASEIFISDGSKCDCGNILDIFGSNNSIAVTDPVYPVYVDTNVMAGHTGPANETGEYGGLTYLPISAANAFTASIPHEKVDLIYLCFPNNPTGAVASKEHLQAWVNYARAHGSIILFDAAYEAFITDPTIPHSIYEIEGARDCAIEFRSFSKNAGFTGTRCALTVVPKTLMGKAADGTDVALHGLWNRRQSTKFNGVSYIVQRGAEAVYSPEGQAQTKALIDFYMENARIIREQLTAAGIAVYGGVNAPYVWVKTPNDLTSWDFFDKLLHTCHVVGTPGSGFGAAGEGYFRISAFNSRENVNEAMRRVTEKFRV, encoded by the coding sequence ATGGCCACCATCAACGACAACTATCTCAAGCTTAAAGCGGGCTACCTGTTCCCCGAAATTGCTCGCCGGGTCAGCGCCTTTGCCGAGGCCAACCCCGACGCCCCGATCATTAAGCTGGGCATTGGCGATGTGACCGAGCCCCTGCCCGAAGCCTGCCGCACCGCTATGGTCAAAGCGGTGGAAGACATGGGCGATCGCGCCTCCTTCCACGGCTATGGCCCCGAGCAGGGCTACCTCTGGCTGCGCGAAAAAATTGCCCAGCACGACTTTCAGAGCCGGGGCTGCGACATCGACGCCAGCGAAATATTTATCTCCGACGGCTCCAAGTGCGACTGCGGCAACATTTTAGATATCTTCGGCAGCAACAACTCCATCGCCGTCACCGACCCGGTCTACCCCGTCTACGTTGACACCAACGTCATGGCAGGCCACACCGGCCCCGCCAACGAAACCGGCGAGTACGGCGGCCTCACCTACCTGCCGATCAGCGCCGCCAATGCCTTCACCGCCAGCATTCCCCACGAAAAAGTAGACTTGATCTATCTCTGCTTCCCCAACAACCCCACCGGGGCGGTAGCCAGCAAAGAGCACCTGCAAGCCTGGGTCAACTACGCCCGCGCCCACGGCTCGATCATTCTGTTCGACGCCGCCTACGAAGCCTTCATCACCGACCCCACCATCCCCCACTCCATCTATGAAATTGAAGGGGCGCGGGACTGTGCGATCGAGTTCCGCTCCTTCTCTAAGAATGCGGGCTTTACCGGCACCCGCTGCGCCCTGACGGTGGTGCCCAAGACCCTGATGGGCAAAGCCGCCGATGGCACCGACGTTGCCCTCCACGGCCTGTGGAATCGCCGCCAGTCCACCAAGTTTAACGGCGTCTCCTATATTGTGCAGCGGGGGGCCGAGGCGGTCTATTCGCCCGAGGGCCAGGCCCAGACCAAGGCGCTCATCGACTTTTATATGGAGAACGCTCGCATCATTCGCGAGCAGCTCACCGCCGCTGGCATTGCCGTCTATGGCGGCGTCAATGCCCCCTACGTCTGGGTCAAAACCCCCAACGACCTCACCAGCTGGGACTTTTTCGACAAGCTGCTGCACACCTGCCATGTGGTCGGCACCCCCGGCTCGGGCTTTGGGGCCGCAGGCGAAGGCTACTTCCGCATTTCGGCCTTCAACAGCCGCGAAAACGTGAACGAAGCCATGCGCCGCGTCACCGAAAAGTTTCGGGTGTAG
- the purC gene encoding phosphoribosylaminoimidazolesuccinocarboxamide synthase, whose amino-acid sequence MVAADTADEKPFGKKLYEGKAKIIYATDDPAVLLTYFKDDATAFNAQKKGQIVGKGQINCAISTYLFQQLEAAGIATHWLETTGDRTMRVKALQIIPLEVVVRNLAAGSLCKQTGLPLGQRLEPPLVEFYYKDDALGDPLLTGDRIRAMAIASEEQIATLRRLALSINQILTDFFMGCAITLVDFKLEFGLDAHQQVLLGDEISPDTCRLWDQTTDDVAQRVLDKDRFRQDLGQVETAYQRVLEKVAAQSAKN is encoded by the coding sequence ATGGTTGCTGCTGACACTGCTGACGAAAAACCCTTCGGCAAAAAACTCTACGAAGGCAAGGCCAAAATCATCTACGCCACCGACGACCCAGCGGTGCTGCTGACCTACTTTAAAGACGACGCCACCGCGTTTAATGCCCAAAAAAAAGGTCAGATCGTCGGCAAGGGGCAGATCAACTGCGCCATTTCCACCTATTTGTTTCAACAGCTCGAGGCGGCGGGCATTGCCACCCACTGGTTAGAGACGACGGGCGATCGCACCATGCGGGTCAAAGCCCTCCAGATCATCCCCCTCGAAGTCGTGGTTCGCAACCTGGCGGCGGGCAGCCTCTGTAAGCAGACCGGTCTGCCCCTGGGCCAGCGCCTGGAGCCACCGCTGGTGGAGTTCTACTATAAAGATGACGCCCTGGGCGACCCGCTGCTGACGGGCGATCGCATTCGCGCTATGGCGATCGCCAGCGAGGAACAGATCGCCACTCTGCGCCGTCTTGCCCTCAGCATCAATCAAATCCTGACGGATTTCTTTATGGGCTGCGCCATTACTTTAGTTGACTTCAAGCTAGAGTTTGGCCTCGATGCCCACCAGCAGGTTTTGCTGGGCGATGAAATTAGCCCAGACACCTGCCGTCTGTGGGATCAAACCACCGATGACGTAGCCCAACGGGTGCTCGATAAAGATCGCTTTCGGCAAGATCTGGGCCAGGTCGAAACCGCCTACCAGCGTGTGCTAGAAAAGGTGGCGGCACAATCGGCCAAGAATTAG
- a CDS encoding BamA/TamA family outer membrane protein: MRVSPSYLLAVLATSGLVGLVAAPAQANPAAPESAVQGASPEAESLNALGAAAYSQSASGLASPEPNSSAEASGASVQTLDFGLVQPDLGASPVAETLQGAIDDYRASGGETHGESESATDATTALWPQASPASTPEPQSAQLAQTPSTQREITPEEAQRILDGAVQRRSQPQPVPSQPGQAEAPAEEPGEAALEEPADETPEAPAAAAEEPRVLVAEVQVQPTQGTLDPALENLIFSVIETRAGRTTTRTQLQQDINSIFATGYFADVDAQPQDTDLGVRVTFLVQPNPVLTDVRLQGNEVLPQAVVDDIFADQKGQIINLIDFQEGILELNQWYQDQGYVLAQVVAAPQVSSAGVVTLEVAEGVIENIEVRYINDLGQTVDDEGNPVQGRTRPFIITREFETQPGEVFNQARIERDFQRVFGLGIFEDVVPGLEPAPDDPRKVTVIVNVSERNTGSVAAGLGFNFTGDLFGTVSFRQDNFGGNNQKFSAEAQLSTRDILFDLSFTDPWIAGDPFRTSYTATAFARSANNLNFEAGPNPINLANGDQVRIRRFGTGITFSRPLDNGWTVAVGTLFQNVSARDAGGSVNAVDAAGNPLTASGTGVDDLWTFPISATLDRRNDAFNPTSGSILRLNSEQSVPLGRGSIFMNRLRGSYSYYIPLNLLNFAEGAQALALNIQAGTIVGEVPPYEAFALGGTNSIRGYDEGEVGSGRSYAQFTAEYRFPLFSFLGGALFVDVGTDLGSGNAVPGAPGPSRGKPGSGFGYGAGVRLSTPLGPLRVDYGFNDQGQGRIHFGFGERF; the protein is encoded by the coding sequence ATGCGGGTATCTCCTAGTTATTTGCTGGCGGTTTTGGCCACCTCTGGACTGGTTGGGCTAGTTGCAGCTCCGGCCCAGGCCAACCCAGCCGCCCCCGAGTCAGCCGTTCAGGGGGCTTCCCCCGAGGCTGAGTCGCTCAATGCCCTCGGTGCGGCAGCCTACAGCCAAAGCGCCTCTGGGTTGGCCTCGCCAGAGCCCAACTCCAGCGCAGAAGCCTCCGGCGCATCCGTCCAGACCCTCGACTTTGGCCTGGTGCAGCCCGATTTAGGTGCCAGCCCCGTTGCCGAGACCCTTCAGGGTGCGATCGACGACTATCGTGCCAGCGGTGGCGAAACCCATGGCGAAAGCGAATCTGCTACAGATGCTACCACCGCCCTTTGGCCCCAGGCTAGCCCGGCCTCTACCCCTGAGCCTCAGAGTGCTCAGCTAGCTCAGACCCCCAGCACCCAGCGCGAGATCACCCCCGAAGAAGCTCAGCGCATTCTCGATGGGGCCGTGCAGCGCCGCAGTCAGCCTCAGCCCGTACCCAGTCAGCCGGGGCAGGCCGAGGCTCCCGCAGAAGAACCTGGCGAGGCAGCCCTTGAAGAACCGGCCGATGAAACCCCGGAAGCCCCTGCCGCAGCAGCCGAGGAACCTCGGGTGCTGGTGGCAGAGGTGCAGGTGCAGCCCACCCAGGGTACCCTCGACCCGGCCCTTGAGAACCTGATTTTCAGCGTGATTGAAACCAGGGCCGGGCGCACCACTACTCGCACCCAGCTTCAGCAAGACATCAACAGCATCTTTGCCACCGGCTACTTTGCCGACGTGGATGCCCAGCCCCAGGACACCGATCTCGGGGTGCGGGTCACCTTCTTAGTGCAGCCCAACCCAGTGCTCACCGATGTGCGATTGCAGGGTAACGAAGTGCTGCCCCAGGCCGTGGTAGACGATATCTTTGCCGACCAGAAGGGCCAAATCATCAACCTGATTGACTTTCAAGAAGGCATTCTGGAACTCAACCAGTGGTATCAAGACCAGGGGTACGTGCTTGCCCAAGTGGTCGCAGCCCCTCAGGTTTCATCGGCGGGGGTCGTCACCCTGGAAGTCGCTGAAGGTGTAATTGAAAACATCGAGGTGCGCTACATCAATGACCTGGGCCAGACCGTTGACGACGAGGGCAACCCGGTGCAGGGGCGCACTCGACCCTTCATCATTACCCGCGAGTTTGAGACTCAGCCCGGTGAAGTATTCAACCAGGCCCGCATTGAGCGAGACTTTCAGCGAGTGTTTGGCCTGGGAATTTTTGAGGATGTCGTGCCGGGGCTAGAGCCTGCCCCCGACGATCCTCGCAAAGTTACGGTCATTGTCAACGTGTCGGAGCGCAACACCGGCTCGGTAGCCGCTGGTCTGGGCTTTAACTTTACCGGCGATCTGTTTGGTACGGTCAGCTTCCGTCAGGATAACTTTGGCGGCAATAACCAGAAGTTCAGCGCCGAGGCTCAGCTCAGCACCCGCGATATTCTCTTTGATCTGTCTTTTACCGATCCCTGGATTGCGGGCGACCCCTTCCGCACCTCCTACACTGCCACGGCCTTCGCCCGCTCGGCCAACAACCTCAACTTCGAGGCTGGCCCCAACCCCATCAACCTGGCCAACGGCGATCAGGTTCGCATTCGTCGCTTTGGTACCGGCATTACCTTTAGCCGTCCCCTCGACAACGGCTGGACGGTGGCCGTGGGGACTCTGTTTCAGAATGTGTCGGCCCGCGACGCTGGCGGCAGCGTCAATGCGGTAGATGCGGCGGGCAATCCGCTGACGGCCAGCGGCACCGGGGTAGACGACCTGTGGACTTTTCCCATTAGCGCCACCCTCGATCGCCGCAACGATGCCTTCAACCCCACCAGCGGCAGCATTCTCCGCCTGAACTCAGAGCAGTCGGTGCCCCTGGGGCGGGGCAGCATCTTTATGAACCGGCTGCGGGGTAGCTACAGCTACTACATTCCCCTCAATCTGCTGAATTTTGCCGAGGGTGCCCAGGCGCTGGCCCTCAACATTCAGGCCGGCACCATTGTAGGCGAAGTGCCTCCCTACGAAGCCTTTGCCCTGGGGGGCACTAACTCGATTCGGGGCTACGATGAAGGAGAAGTGGGGAGCGGTCGCAGCTATGCCCAGTTCACCGCCGAGTATCGGTTCCCGCTGTTCTCCTTCTTGGGTGGTGCTCTGTTTGTGGATGTGGGTACCGACCTGGGCAGCGGCAATGCCGTGCCCGGTGCCCCTGGCCCATCGCGGGGCAAGCCCGGCAGCGGGTTTGGCTACGGCGCTGGGGTGCGTCTCTCTACGCCCCTCGGCCCGCTGCGGGTAGACTATGGCTTTAACGACCAGGGCCAGGGACGCATTCACTTCGGCTTTGGGGAGCGGTTCTAA